Within Populus trichocarpa isolate Nisqually-1 chromosome 6, P.trichocarpa_v4.1, whole genome shotgun sequence, the genomic segment TAATGAAAGGTCATATATCATTTCTAGTTAAGGACATACATGTATATTTCTCGTCTTGAGCAGCATAGTTCTTGTCCAATGAGCATAGAGCCTTTTTTAATTGGAACACCTGCATGTACAGATCTTGTACATCAGAGAGTATAAAAAAACTACAGGTGAAAGAAAATTCTTTATGACCCTCTATATGTATTTTCACTTAAATTGATAGGAATCAACTCTAGgaacacgaaaaattattttccaaaaaactTATCAGAGAGGAAAGTAACTGACAGTCAGATAATCACGAGAGATATATTCAAGTTAAATGGTGTAGCTGATTAGTCCAATTGTGCCACAAATAGGCATGGCTAGTCAAACATATAGAGATGAAATATAATTGCTGACATGCCTAAAGCCCTGTAGTAAGATTAAGTTTAAACAGATAAAGACAGACCTTGCAGTACAGCCAAGCTAAAACCTTTGAATCATCCAGCCGAAAAAAGTTGGAAGATCCAATTTCTGAATAAGAAGAGAAAGTGTTATCAAACAAAAGCAATTTAATATCCTAGATAATATTTTGACAGAAGTTGcagtattaaattttttccaattcaaaatTTAGTCATCTCATGCTTGCCATAAGCAGACAATATCATACTTGATAGCTGTCATACATCGCCTGAGGCAGGCATTGTTGGAATTAGGACCCAACAGTTCAAGGATGATAAGACCTAATTACTCAGGCATGCGTGCATCCTAATGGAACAAAATCTAGCCAAGCATATAGCCTAATAAAACATTTTGTATCAACTGATCAAAAGATCAATCTGAAATCCTGATTGGATTccacaagaaaaagaaagaataaacaGCCAGTAAAGGTTCGTTGGCTCTGTCCTACCAGATCAGAATAGTAATATGGCTTGtatatgaaaataacaaacCTTGTACTATAAAATAACAAGATTTACTTAATATATTTCAGCATAGTAGTCACTGGAATTTGCACCAGAAAAACACAGGTAGTAGACAACCTTTGATTTCACAAACTACTCCTATACAGTTCTCTGCAATGGACATTAGATGCTGATACCCAGGATagtcattgatgaatattatctCATCTAATTGCCTGAACTTCCCTAGATCATCCCTCTTCTGCATACAAggaaaaattagttttatttaaataaaggtGGAAGAATGACAATgctgaaagaaattttttaactaGGGACGAAGACAATGGAAGACAAAGCTTGCTTCTGATCCAAACGATGAGAACAAGAACAAGATAACACAATTGTATCTACCTTCATTCTAGCTTCCTCAAAAATGGGcaacaaaatgaaaacatgATCGACAGGAGTGGCAGTGTATAGGCTGCCATCTGTTTGAAGAAAGAACAAATGAAGGGATAAGGAAACAAACACAAAGCAGGTCAGGATACCAGTTAGTATTAGAATCATGGATATGAAATAacatttaatgttattttattaaataaccaATTCATATACAATATCAACTATAGCGGTTGAGattttccaatatatatatatatagtttgctCATTTTGTGTGCAGATATGAGTGTTGAAAGCCAGACTACAGCCGAACCCATCTAGGAAAGATTCTGTAAAAACTCATTGTATGTTCCATTGATGATCCGATGCTGAGGAGAAGCACAGGCCTTGGAAAGGTTGAGTGGAAGTGTGTGGATGAAAAAGATATAGAGATGAAGCACATGCAATGCCTTAATGAAAGCATGAAGAATAAACATATAGTTTTAACAACTCTATTTTGAGCCCCAGGGTATTTGTGTCTCTAGTAGACAATTCAACCCCTTGGAAACAGAGTTTTAACAACTTAACCCCCCACCCACCCTAATTTCCTCACCTCACATTCCTAATACTAGCCCTTGAGCATTaactttttttactattaacttttatctaaatttaataatatgatgaaaataagaaTTAATGGGATTGCTGAGTTTGAATTGTTGTTGAAAAAGTTTTGggtaaatatcttgatattatAACGTAATAGACAGGTGGGTTAGCGTTaagtgaaataaaataaaataaaatgactgATCGGACCCATGCAGGCAGGCAGCCATCATATCGAAGAAAGAATTACAAGGGAGCGGCGGCCTAGCAGAAGCAACAGTTGTTTTTACAGAGCAGtagtaattataataattgaGTTACTtggttttctaaattttatacCTCTCTCACTGGCACTCCGTCCCCACTCTctcttaacaaattaaaaaataaaaaataaaatcaagaaacccAAATTGGAAGGAAGAGTTTCTTAACTCATTTGATCGCTCCTCCCTCGCTTT encodes:
- the LOC18100813 gene encoding uncharacterized protein LOC18100813, which produces MILILTGILTCFVFVSLSLHLFFLQTDGSLYTATPVDHVFILLPIFEEARMKKRDDLGKFRQLDEIIFINDYPGYQHLMSIAENCIGVVCEIKEIGSSNFFRLDDSKVLAWLYCKVFQLKKALCSLDKNYAAQDEKYTLAEAVSILKEYVKDEPWLMLLLDHLKLNLLEVTSKVPEAKNFPTNAEHNPVSSSLVQEKGRSEDKTKRSGKQAKNAKVEKNQGT